Proteins encoded within one genomic window of Sorex araneus isolate mSorAra2 chromosome 9, mSorAra2.pri, whole genome shotgun sequence:
- the LOC129406997 gene encoding uncharacterized LOC128125816 homolog, giving the protein MPASTVHVLQLLRELLAFVLLSYTVLLGALLLAGWTTYFLVLK; this is encoded by the coding sequence ATGCCGGCCTCCACCGTCCACGTGCTGCAGCTGCTGCGGGAGCTGCTGGCCTTCGTGCTCCTCAGCTACACGGTGCTCCTCGGGGCGCTGCTGCTGGCCGGCTGGACCACCTACTTCCTGGTGCTGAAGTGA